The following proteins are co-located in the Microbacterium immunditiarum genome:
- a CDS encoding helix-turn-helix domain-containing protein — MLDALGLDESDTDVYRSVLERSSASADEIAAELGYTLPRVRSIFAKLEKLGLLARQGAESARVVASPPAMALRPLLLEHERGLTRAHEALAELSDAYRRTTDQRTAADVVDVVIGDDAVRQRFAQLQAAAEREVRALVLSDVALLTAEENVEEERALMRGVRYRVIVESAVLERPGFLQGARESAPVGEEIRVLATLPTRMVIADDTLALLPMRAQGEHGFGALLIHPSGLLDLVMAIFEEYWRAATQFLAPPETSTSAEVDRDLLKLLLLGLTDAAAAAQLGISVRTVQRRIAELMSRANVTTRIQLGAEAVRRSWV; from the coding sequence ATGCTGGATGCACTCGGCCTCGACGAGTCCGACACCGATGTCTATCGGTCGGTGCTGGAGCGCTCCTCGGCCTCGGCCGACGAGATCGCGGCCGAGCTGGGCTACACGCTCCCGCGCGTCCGTTCGATCTTCGCGAAGCTCGAGAAGCTTGGTCTCCTCGCCCGCCAGGGGGCCGAGTCGGCGCGGGTCGTCGCGTCGCCGCCCGCGATGGCGCTGCGCCCGCTGCTGCTCGAGCACGAGCGCGGGCTCACGCGCGCGCACGAGGCTCTCGCCGAACTGAGCGACGCCTACCGCCGGACGACGGACCAGCGCACCGCCGCGGACGTCGTCGACGTCGTGATCGGCGACGACGCGGTACGCCAGCGGTTCGCGCAGCTCCAGGCGGCAGCAGAGCGCGAGGTCCGCGCGCTCGTGCTGAGCGACGTCGCGCTGCTCACGGCGGAGGAGAACGTCGAGGAGGAGCGCGCGCTCATGCGCGGCGTCCGCTACCGCGTCATCGTCGAGAGCGCCGTCCTCGAACGCCCGGGCTTCCTGCAGGGCGCCCGCGAGAGCGCGCCCGTGGGCGAGGAGATCCGCGTCCTCGCCACCCTTCCGACGCGCATGGTGATCGCGGACGACACGTTGGCGCTCCTGCCCATGCGCGCGCAGGGCGAGCACGGCTTCGGCGCACTCCTCATCCACCCGAGCGGACTGCTCGACCTCGTCATGGCGATCTTCGAGGAGTACTGGCGCGCGGCGACCCAGTTCCTCGCGCCGCCGGAGACGTCGACGAGCGCCGAGGTCGACCGCGACCTCCTCAAGCTGCTCCTGCTGGGACTGACGGATGCGGCGGCCGCGGCGCAGCTCGGAATCTCGGTGCGCACGGTGCAGCGCCGCATCGCCGAGCTCATGAGCCGCGCGAACGTGACGACGCGCATCCAGCTCGGCGCGGAAGCCGTCCGGCGGTCCTGGGTCTGA
- a CDS encoding SRPBCC family protein: MSRNVRELRCTPEDVFRVLGDGWLYPSWVVGASRMREVDEAWPQAGSELHHSVGVWPALINDKTVVEQCESPRRMVLRARGWPVGEARVTIDIKPRGERCVVRIQEEPIAGPGLLVPAPIMDVLLHWRNDETLHRLAYLAEGMGQRSSEQSTGEREMQDSAEKGSTTG; this comes from the coding sequence ATGTCTCGCAACGTCAGGGAGCTGCGCTGCACCCCCGAGGACGTGTTCCGAGTGCTGGGCGACGGCTGGCTCTATCCCTCGTGGGTCGTCGGCGCGTCGCGGATGCGCGAGGTCGACGAGGCGTGGCCGCAGGCGGGATCCGAACTGCACCACTCGGTCGGGGTGTGGCCCGCGCTCATCAACGACAAGACGGTCGTCGAACAGTGCGAATCGCCCCGGCGGATGGTACTGCGCGCGCGGGGCTGGCCCGTCGGCGAGGCGCGCGTCACGATCGACATCAAGCCGCGTGGCGAGCGCTGCGTCGTTCGCATCCAGGAGGAGCCGATCGCGGGGCCCGGATTGCTCGTGCCCGCGCCGATCATGGATGTGCTGCTCCACTGGCGCAATGATGAGACTCTGCACCGTCTCGCATACCTCGCCGAGGGCATGGGTCAGCGCAGCTCGGAGCAGAGCACGGGCGAGCGCGAGATGCAGGACAGCGCAGAGAAGGGATCGACGACCGGGTGA
- a CDS encoding NAD(P)/FAD-dependent oxidoreductase, whose protein sequence is MSIAARRGSTEFDAVVVGAGPNGLAAAVTLARAGLRVRVFEAADQAGGGASTRELTLPGFRHDVCSAVHPMAFESRFFREFGLRGRIEFAIPEVSFAHPLDGGRAGIAYRDLERTAEGLGVDGRAYAGLLGPLVERSTRVADFTGSPLLRIPPDPVTAVAFGLRALEQGTPVWNARFREDQAPAMLVGVAAHTILHLPSLSAAGAGLALTTYAHASGWPIPIGGSQAIVDAMVDDLRAHGGDVVLQHPVSSLAELPSAHATLLDVTPRALIGLAGDAMPAGYRRALERFRYGGGVAKVDFALSAPVPWTNPDVRRAGTVHTGGTRAEIADAENDVNRGRLPDRPYVLVSQPSLFDPGRAPEGKHTLWTYTHVPAGSTADRQEEVVRQIERFAPGFRDTIIGVSSRTAVDVERHNPNYPGGDIAAGAPTLWQMVRRPVLSTDPWRTPIPGVYLASASAVPGPGVHGLPGWFAARSALRHEFGTRALPDLSPRTTGGSS, encoded by the coding sequence GTGAGCATCGCGGCGCGCCGCGGATCGACGGAGTTCGACGCGGTCGTGGTGGGCGCGGGTCCGAACGGGCTCGCCGCGGCGGTGACCCTCGCGCGGGCGGGACTCCGCGTGCGCGTGTTCGAGGCCGCCGACCAGGCGGGCGGCGGAGCGTCGACGCGCGAGCTCACGCTGCCGGGCTTCCGGCACGACGTGTGCTCGGCGGTGCATCCGATGGCATTCGAATCGCGGTTCTTCCGAGAGTTCGGCCTGCGCGGGCGGATCGAGTTCGCGATCCCGGAGGTCTCGTTCGCGCACCCGCTCGACGGCGGGCGCGCGGGCATCGCGTACCGCGATCTCGAGCGCACCGCCGAAGGGCTCGGCGTCGACGGCCGCGCCTACGCCGGGCTGCTCGGGCCGCTCGTCGAGCGCTCGACGCGAGTGGCGGACTTCACCGGATCGCCGCTCCTGCGGATTCCCCCCGACCCGGTCACTGCGGTCGCCTTCGGGCTGCGGGCACTCGAGCAGGGGACTCCCGTGTGGAACGCGCGCTTCCGTGAAGACCAGGCGCCCGCGATGCTCGTCGGCGTTGCGGCGCACACGATCCTCCATCTTCCGAGCCTCTCCGCCGCCGGTGCCGGTCTCGCGCTCACGACCTACGCGCATGCGAGCGGCTGGCCGATCCCGATCGGCGGAAGCCAGGCGATCGTCGACGCGATGGTCGACGACCTCCGCGCCCACGGCGGAGACGTCGTGCTGCAGCATCCGGTCTCATCCCTCGCAGAGCTGCCGAGCGCACACGCGACGCTGCTCGACGTCACGCCGCGCGCGCTCATCGGGCTCGCCGGCGACGCGATGCCCGCCGGCTATCGCCGCGCGCTCGAGCGCTTCCGGTACGGCGGGGGCGTCGCGAAGGTCGACTTCGCGCTGAGCGCGCCGGTGCCGTGGACGAACCCCGACGTGCGTCGCGCGGGGACCGTCCACACCGGCGGCACGCGCGCCGAGATCGCGGATGCCGAGAACGACGTCAACCGCGGGCGCCTGCCCGACCGGCCCTACGTGCTCGTGTCGCAGCCGTCGCTGTTCGACCCGGGCCGTGCGCCCGAGGGCAAGCACACGCTGTGGACATACACCCACGTGCCGGCCGGCAGCACGGCCGATCGCCAGGAGGAGGTCGTGCGGCAGATCGAGCGCTTCGCGCCAGGCTTCCGAGACACGATCATCGGCGTGAGCTCGCGCACCGCGGTCGACGTCGAGCGGCACAACCCGAACTATCCCGGCGGCGACATCGCCGCGGGCGCTCCCACGCTGTGGCAGATGGTGCGGCGACCGGTGCTCAGCACCGACCCCTGGCGCACGCCCATTCCCGGGGTCTACCTGGCGTCGGCATCCGCTGTTCCCGGTCCGGGCGTGCACGGACTGCCGGGCTGGTTCGCGGCGCGCAGCGCGCTGCGGCACGAATTCGGCACGCGTGCTCTCCCCGACCTCTCGCCGCGGACGACAGGAGGATCGTCATGA
- a CDS encoding MFS transporter, with the protein MVVTERPADDTRRMLWQFAPMIYGPTLLYGIGQGAVLPLIPVIAAELGASVPVAALVASALVVGQLVGNLPAGWAVARIGERLTMMVAAGVSLVGVVAMALAPVLGVFAASVLLIGFSAAAFGLARHSFMTTRVPLSFRARSLSLLGGSYRLGVFVGPFIAAGLLAVFDDPHAAIWFFGMCLLATGLLVTFGRDPERSLMTDAASAPPAPTTHTAADDTMSEDTGEAVTGSIPTADRAGVFRTMWRHRNVLSRLGLAAASLSAVRSARQVVLPLWGVSLGLDAQTIALVVGVAGAIDFALFYASGQVMDRFGRLWAALPAMVLMGAGFIALAFTHDLDSAAMWFAMFGAVLGVGNGLSSGILLTLGADVAPPADPAPFLGSWRTLTDAGGALAPLLVSAIAAATSLSIATGAMGVIGLVGAYGFVRWVPRFVPRAR; encoded by the coding sequence ATGGTCGTGACCGAACGCCCAGCAGACGACACACGACGGATGCTGTGGCAGTTCGCCCCGATGATCTACGGTCCGACCCTCCTCTACGGTATCGGCCAGGGCGCGGTCCTCCCCCTCATTCCGGTCATCGCCGCGGAGCTGGGCGCGAGCGTTCCGGTGGCGGCGCTCGTGGCATCCGCCCTCGTCGTCGGACAACTCGTCGGAAACCTCCCCGCCGGATGGGCTGTCGCGCGCATCGGCGAGCGCCTCACGATGATGGTCGCCGCCGGCGTCTCACTCGTCGGCGTGGTCGCGATGGCGCTCGCTCCCGTGCTCGGGGTGTTCGCGGCATCCGTCCTTCTCATCGGATTCAGCGCGGCGGCGTTCGGCCTCGCCCGCCACTCGTTCATGACGACGCGCGTGCCGCTGTCGTTCCGCGCACGCTCGCTGTCGCTGCTCGGCGGCAGCTACCGGCTCGGGGTGTTCGTCGGGCCCTTCATCGCCGCGGGCCTGCTCGCCGTGTTCGACGACCCGCATGCCGCGATCTGGTTCTTCGGGATGTGTCTGCTGGCCACCGGGCTTCTCGTGACGTTCGGGCGCGACCCCGAGAGATCGCTGATGACGGATGCCGCGTCCGCCCCGCCCGCACCGACGACGCACACCGCGGCCGACGACACGATGAGCGAAGACACGGGCGAGGCCGTGACGGGCTCGATCCCGACGGCGGACCGCGCCGGGGTGTTCCGCACGATGTGGCGGCACCGGAACGTGCTGTCGCGCCTCGGGCTCGCGGCGGCGTCGCTCTCGGCCGTGCGCTCCGCGCGCCAGGTGGTGCTGCCGCTGTGGGGCGTGTCGCTCGGGCTCGACGCGCAGACGATCGCGCTCGTGGTGGGCGTGGCGGGTGCCATCGACTTCGCGCTCTTCTACGCGAGCGGCCAGGTGATGGACCGCTTCGGCCGCCTGTGGGCGGCGCTGCCGGCGATGGTGCTCATGGGCGCGGGGTTCATCGCGCTCGCCTTCACGCACGACCTGGACTCCGCCGCCATGTGGTTCGCGATGTTCGGAGCGGTGCTGGGCGTGGGGAACGGACTGTCGAGCGGAATCCTGCTGACGCTCGGGGCGGATGTCGCGCCGCCCGCCGATCCCGCGCCGTTCCTGGGCTCGTGGCGAACGCTCACCGACGCGGGCGGCGCGCTCGCGCCGCTGCTCGTGTCGGCGATCGCCGCAGCGACGTCGCTGTCGATCGCGACGGGGGCCATGGGAGTGATCGGGCTCGTCGGCGCGTACGGGTTCGTGCGGTGGGTGCCGCGGTTCGTGCCGCGGGCGCGGTGA
- a CDS encoding SDR family NAD(P)-dependent oxidoreductase, producing MTTPDPVVVITGASSGIGRATAQEYARRGARLVLASRNEDSLETVADECRALGAEVRVIPADVSQQPDMHALAVGAVAEFGRIDVWVGNAGVFAYGSFEQLSEAVFRQVIETNLMGQVHGARAVLPFFRMQGSGTLVLVGSLYSRVSSPMVSPYVASKFGALGFAESLRAELRGSGIRLRVVLPATIDTPIYQNAANVTGRHVHPLPPASSPKRVARAIVRAPGRRRPVVFVGRVQTWTLLPHRVSPGLYDAATALAKDKIELREPGAEMTVGTVFEPPPTAGGVNGGWRSVGARMGLVAGVTAIVAGLVALGRLASRTGQR from the coding sequence ATGACCACGCCGGATCCCGTGGTGGTCATCACGGGCGCATCGAGCGGCATCGGGCGCGCGACCGCGCAGGAGTACGCGCGGCGCGGTGCGCGGCTCGTCCTCGCGTCGCGAAACGAGGACTCGCTCGAGACGGTCGCCGACGAGTGTCGCGCGCTCGGCGCCGAGGTGCGGGTCATCCCGGCCGACGTCTCGCAGCAGCCCGACATGCATGCGCTCGCGGTCGGCGCCGTGGCCGAGTTCGGGCGCATCGACGTGTGGGTGGGCAACGCGGGCGTCTTCGCGTACGGCTCGTTCGAGCAGCTGTCGGAGGCCGTGTTCCGGCAGGTCATCGAGACGAACCTCATGGGGCAGGTGCACGGGGCTCGTGCGGTGCTGCCGTTCTTCCGGATGCAGGGTTCCGGCACGCTCGTGCTCGTCGGGTCGCTCTACTCGCGGGTCAGCTCGCCGATGGTGTCGCCGTACGTCGCGAGCAAGTTCGGGGCGCTCGGGTTCGCGGAGTCGCTCCGGGCGGAGCTGCGGGGGAGCGGCATCCGCCTTCGGGTCGTCCTACCCGCGACGATCGACACGCCGATCTACCAGAACGCCGCCAACGTGACGGGTCGGCACGTGCATCCGCTGCCGCCCGCGAGCTCGCCCAAGCGCGTCGCGCGCGCGATCGTGCGTGCGCCGGGCAGACGTCGTCCGGTCGTGTTCGTGGGGCGCGTACAGACGTGGACGCTCCTGCCGCACCGGGTGTCGCCGGGGCTCTACGACGCGGCGACTGCCCTCGCGAAGGACAAGATCGAGCTGCGCGAGCCGGGTGCCGAGATGACCGTCGGAACCGTCTTCGAGCCGCCGCCGACCGCGGGTGGTGTCAACGGCGGCTGGCGGTCGGTCGGCGCCCGGATGGGACTGGTGGCAGGTGTGACGGCGATCGTCGCCGGGCTCGTAGCGCTCGGCCGGCTCGCGTCGCGCACAGGTCAGCGGTAG
- a CDS encoding DUF2231 domain-containing protein: protein MTQSTPQNTPLQRAKQPRTPLAGPYGHPFHPILVTIPIGVWVASLIFDIIGFFVEDPTPYVTAAWILILIGLIGAVLAAIWGFLDYLQLPSGSAARRTATIHMSLNLGVVVVFLISLIVRLTSDDDEVSIVGLILGIIALAALVVSGWLGGKLAYRYGVRVADERTQMEGYR, encoded by the coding sequence ATGACGCAGTCCACTCCGCAGAACACGCCGCTGCAGCGCGCCAAGCAGCCGCGCACGCCGCTCGCGGGTCCCTACGGGCACCCGTTCCACCCGATCCTGGTGACGATCCCGATCGGAGTCTGGGTCGCGAGCCTCATCTTCGACATCATCGGCTTCTTCGTCGAGGACCCGACTCCGTATGTGACCGCCGCGTGGATCCTCATCCTCATCGGACTCATCGGCGCCGTGCTCGCGGCGATCTGGGGGTTCCTCGACTACCTCCAACTCCCGAGCGGAAGCGCAGCGCGGCGGACGGCAACGATCCACATGTCGCTCAACCTCGGCGTAGTGGTCGTCTTCCTCATCAGCCTCATCGTGCGGCTCACCTCGGATGACGACGAGGTGAGCATCGTCGGGTTGATCCTCGGCATCATCGCCCTCGCGGCGCTCGTCGTCTCGGGCTGGCTGGGTGGCAAGCTCGCCTACCGCTACGGCGTGCGGGTCGCCGACGAGCGCACCCAGATGGAGGGCTACCGCTGA
- the ftsX gene encoding permease-like cell division protein FtsX, which translates to MRVGLVITEALTGLRRNASMVISVVLVTFVSLTFVGAAMLMQMQIGTMRDYWVDRAQVAVYMCTSISQAPTCVDGAAGEEQIAAVQDKLAGPALAPLIREMRFLDHEQAYQELLELVGEDNASVLTPEQVNETFRITLVDPTQSDVIVEAFRGEAGVEDVQDQLQYLDPLFSALTVATYIAVGIAALMLIAAVLLIATTIRLSAYARRREIGIMRLVGASNGFIQSPFVLEGVFAALIGSVLASGAVLAGVQFGVEEYLRGRIEFVTTWVGLSDAWLVVPVLILIGVVLAAFSAGFAIRRWLRA; encoded by the coding sequence GTGAGGGTCGGGCTCGTCATCACGGAGGCGCTGACCGGTCTCCGCCGCAACGCGTCGATGGTCATCTCGGTCGTGCTCGTGACGTTCGTGTCGCTCACCTTCGTGGGCGCGGCGATGCTCATGCAGATGCAGATCGGCACGATGCGCGACTACTGGGTCGACCGTGCGCAGGTCGCGGTGTACATGTGCACGTCGATCTCGCAGGCGCCCACGTGCGTCGACGGCGCCGCCGGCGAAGAGCAGATCGCCGCAGTCCAGGACAAGCTCGCCGGTCCGGCGCTCGCGCCGCTCATCCGCGAGATGAGGTTCCTCGACCACGAGCAGGCGTATCAGGAGCTGCTCGAGCTCGTCGGCGAGGACAACGCGAGCGTGCTCACTCCCGAACAGGTCAACGAGACGTTCCGCATCACGCTCGTCGACCCGACGCAGTCCGACGTCATCGTCGAGGCGTTCCGCGGTGAGGCGGGTGTCGAGGACGTGCAGGATCAGCTGCAATACCTCGATCCGCTGTTCTCGGCGCTCACCGTCGCGACCTACATCGCCGTCGGCATCGCGGCGCTGATGCTCATCGCGGCCGTGCTGCTGATCGCCACGACCATCCGCCTCTCCGCCTACGCGCGAAGGCGCGAGATCGGGATCATGCGACTCGTGGGCGCCTCGAACGGCTTCATCCAATCGCCGTTCGTGCTCGAAGGCGTGTTCGCGGCGCTGATCGGCTCGGTGCTCGCGAGCGGCGCGGTCCTCGCGGGTGTGCAGTTCGGCGTCGAGGAGTATCTGCGCGGGCGAATCGAGTTCGTGACGACGTGGGTGGGACTGTCGGATGCCTGGCTGGTCGTGCCCGTGCTCATCCTGATCGGCGTCGTGCTGGCCGCCTTCTCGGCGGGCTTCGCGATCCGGCGCTGGCTACGGGCCTGA
- the ftsE gene encoding cell division ATP-binding protein FtsE yields MIRFENVTKRYRGTAKPALNKVDFEVLRGEFVFLVGASGSGKSSCLRLILREETPSDGRVVVLGRDLRTLSNRKVPYFRRHIGAVFQDFRLLPNKTVFQNVAFTLQVIGSSRGFIHQAVPEVLALVGLAGKEKRFPHELSGGEQQRVAIARALANRPQVLLADEPTGNLDPATSVDIMQLLARINDGGTTVVMATHEAGFVDQMQRRVIELRDGEMVRDERHGGYGDTSSLPSLAPVPERGAAAVAALTAVLELQREINESGVVDLEPAAEAAATAAAEAAAPEILATEAELEPEIEAEPIVDPEGAASVSSRGRPARAPEADTAGEEADAASAAAPRTAPVPVADIPEVDVAELGLAERLGLADAENDEEVGPTT; encoded by the coding sequence ATGATCCGGTTCGAGAACGTCACGAAGCGCTATCGCGGCACCGCGAAGCCTGCCCTGAACAAGGTGGACTTCGAAGTGCTGCGCGGGGAGTTCGTGTTCCTGGTTGGCGCATCCGGCTCGGGCAAGTCGTCGTGCCTGCGCCTCATCCTGCGCGAAGAGACCCCGAGCGACGGCCGCGTCGTCGTGCTCGGCCGCGACCTGCGGACGCTGTCGAACCGCAAGGTTCCGTACTTCCGCCGGCACATCGGGGCGGTGTTCCAGGACTTCCGCCTGCTGCCGAACAAGACGGTCTTCCAGAACGTCGCGTTCACGCTGCAGGTCATCGGCTCGTCCCGCGGCTTCATCCACCAGGCGGTGCCCGAGGTGCTTGCGCTCGTCGGACTCGCCGGCAAGGAGAAGCGGTTCCCGCATGAGCTGTCGGGCGGCGAGCAGCAGCGCGTCGCGATCGCGCGCGCCCTCGCGAACCGTCCGCAGGTGCTGCTCGCGGACGAGCCGACCGGAAACCTCGACCCCGCGACCTCCGTCGACATCATGCAGCTGCTCGCGCGCATCAACGACGGCGGCACGACGGTCGTGATGGCGACGCACGAGGCGGGCTTCGTCGACCAGATGCAGCGACGCGTGATCGAGCTGCGCGACGGCGAGATGGTGCGCGACGAGCGCCACGGCGGGTACGGCGACACGTCGAGCCTGCCGAGCCTCGCACCCGTGCCCGAGCGGGGAGCGGCCGCCGTCGCCGCGCTCACCGCGGTGCTCGAGCTGCAGCGCGAGATCAACGAGAGCGGCGTGGTCGACCTCGAGCCGGCGGCGGAGGCCGCTGCGACTGCGGCCGCGGAGGCCGCGGCACCCGAGATCCTCGCGACCGAGGCGGAACTCGAGCCCGAGATCGAGGCCGAGCCGATCGTGGACCCGGAGGGCGCGGCATCCGTCTCGTCTCGCGGTCGACCGGCACGCGCCCCCGAAGCCGACACGGCCGGGGAAGAAGCGGATGCCGCATCCGCCGCGGCCCCGCGCACCGCGCCCGTACCGGTCGCCGACATCCCCGAAGTCGACGTGGCCGAACTCGGGCTCGCCGAGCGCCTCGGCCTCGCCGATGCCGAGAACGACGAGGAAGTGGGTCCCACGACGTGA
- the smpB gene encoding SsrA-binding protein SmpB, with amino-acid sequence MPKERGEKVVATNRRARHDYTIEKTYEAGLVLTGTEVKSLRQGRANINDGYAYIDGGQAYLDAVHIPEYAQGHWTNHAAKRTRKLLLHKDEIIKLSHEVSAGGYTLVPLKLYFSDGRAKVEIGVAKGKREFEKRQTIREREDKREAERAMRTRNRLGE; translated from the coding sequence ATGCCCAAGGAACGCGGTGAGAAGGTCGTCGCGACCAACCGTCGCGCACGGCACGACTACACCATCGAGAAGACGTACGAGGCGGGTCTGGTGCTGACCGGTACCGAGGTCAAGTCGCTGCGGCAGGGCCGCGCGAACATCAACGACGGCTACGCCTACATCGACGGCGGCCAGGCCTACCTCGACGCGGTGCACATCCCCGAGTACGCGCAGGGCCACTGGACCAATCACGCGGCCAAGCGCACGCGCAAGCTGCTCCTGCACAAGGACGAGATCATCAAGCTCTCGCACGAGGTGTCGGCCGGCGGTTACACGCTCGTGCCGCTCAAGCTCTACTTCTCCGATGGGCGCGCGAAGGTCGAGATCGGCGTCGCGAAGGGCAAGCGGGAGTTCGAGAAGCGCCAGACGATCCGCGAGCGCGAAGACAAGCGCGAGGCCGAGCGCGCCATGCGCACCCGCAACCGCCTCGGCGAGTGA
- the prfB gene encoding peptide chain release factor 2, which translates to MLEFDPSDDIQALRSTFADIKAVVDVPALEAEIARLSEQAGQPDLWDDVEKAQKITSALSHRQAELKRVTDVERRLDDLDVLVELANEMDDEDAAEEARREIAELEDIVGQLEVQTLLDGEYDERAAVVTIRSGAGGDDATDFAEMLLRMYLRWAERHKYPVKVMDTSYAEGAGIKSATFEVDAPYAYGTLSVEAGTHRLARISPFGSADKRQTSFAAVEVIPVMEEAQEVDIPESDIRVDVFRSSGPGGQSVNTTDSAVRLTHIPTGIVVSMQNEKSQIQNRAAAMRVLQTRLLLLKREEEAAKKKELAGTITASWGDQMRSYFLYGQQLVKDLRTGYEVGNPAIVFDGDLDGLISAGIRWRKRKSEED; encoded by the coding sequence ATGCTCGAATTCGATCCGTCCGACGACATCCAGGCCCTGCGCTCCACGTTCGCCGACATCAAGGCGGTGGTCGACGTGCCCGCGCTCGAGGCCGAGATCGCGCGGCTGAGCGAACAGGCCGGGCAGCCCGATCTGTGGGACGACGTCGAGAAGGCGCAGAAGATCACGAGCGCCCTCAGTCACCGCCAGGCCGAGCTCAAGCGCGTGACCGACGTCGAGCGCCGCCTCGACGACCTCGACGTCCTCGTCGAGCTCGCCAACGAGATGGACGACGAGGACGCGGCCGAAGAGGCCCGCCGCGAGATCGCCGAGCTCGAAGACATCGTGGGCCAGCTCGAGGTGCAGACGCTGCTCGACGGCGAGTACGACGAACGCGCCGCGGTCGTGACGATCCGCTCCGGCGCGGGCGGCGACGACGCGACCGACTTCGCCGAGATGCTGCTGCGCATGTACCTGCGCTGGGCTGAGCGCCACAAGTACCCCGTCAAGGTGATGGACACGTCTTATGCCGAGGGCGCGGGCATCAAGTCCGCGACGTTCGAGGTCGACGCGCCGTACGCCTACGGCACCCTCTCGGTCGAGGCCGGCACGCACCGCCTCGCGCGCATCAGCCCGTTCGGCTCCGCCGACAAGCGCCAGACGTCGTTCGCCGCCGTCGAGGTCATCCCCGTGATGGAAGAGGCGCAAGAGGTCGACATCCCCGAGAGCGACATCCGCGTCGACGTCTTCCGCTCGTCGGGGCCCGGCGGCCAGTCCGTCAACACGACCGACTCGGCTGTGCGCCTCACGCACATCCCGACCGGCATCGTCGTGTCGATGCAGAACGAGAAGTCGCAGATCCAGAACCGCGCGGCCGCGATGCGCGTGCTCCAGACGCGTCTGCTCTTGCTCAAGCGCGAAGAAGAGGCCGCCAAGAAGAAGGAGCTCGCCGGCACGATCACCGCGAGCTGGGGCGACCAGATGCGCTCGTACTTCCTCTACGGGCAGCAGCTCGTGAAGGACCTGCGCACCGGCTACGAGGTCGGCAACCCCGCGATCGTCTTCGACGGAGATCTCGACGGCCTCATCTCGGCCGGCATCCGCTGGCGCAAGCGCAAGTCCGAAGAGGACTGA
- a CDS encoding SIMPL domain-containing protein (The SIMPL domain is named for its presence in mouse protein SIMPL (signalling molecule that associates with mouse pelle-like kinase). Bacterial member BP26, from Brucella, was shown to assemble into a channel-like structure, while YggE from E. coli has been associated with resistance to oxidative stress.), with product MSEVTISVRGEHETRLQPERAVAHLTVRAEGPERGAVVERMAALSEPVRDDLAARKTDGTVEEWTSQRVSVWSERPWHPEGRRLAPVHYASVDFTAAFRDFTVLSWWATEVAERDGVQLGWIEWQLTPETRAAVERDTAAQAVHVAVARATAYASALGLGTVSPLQIADVGLLAREESQPMAKGPLMARAAFAAADAGGGAPAVSLQPEDIVVTAAIEARFSAR from the coding sequence ATGAGCGAAGTCACCATCTCGGTGCGCGGTGAGCACGAGACACGTCTCCAGCCCGAGCGCGCAGTCGCGCACCTCACGGTCCGGGCCGAGGGACCCGAGCGCGGCGCCGTCGTCGAGCGCATGGCCGCCCTGAGCGAGCCTGTGCGCGACGACCTCGCCGCCCGCAAGACGGACGGCACCGTCGAGGAGTGGACGAGCCAGCGCGTCTCGGTGTGGTCGGAGCGGCCGTGGCATCCGGAAGGCCGTCGCCTCGCCCCCGTCCACTACGCGTCCGTCGACTTCACCGCCGCCTTCCGCGACTTCACGGTGCTGTCGTGGTGGGCGACCGAGGTCGCCGAGCGCGACGGTGTCCAGCTCGGCTGGATCGAATGGCAGCTCACGCCCGAGACGCGCGCCGCGGTCGAGCGCGATACGGCTGCCCAGGCCGTGCACGTCGCCGTCGCGCGCGCGACCGCGTACGCGTCGGCGCTGGGGCTCGGAACCGTGTCGCCCCTCCAGATCGCCGACGTCGGGCTGCTCGCGCGCGAGGAGTCGCAGCCGATGGCGAAGGGTCCGCTCATGGCGCGTGCCGCGTTCGCTGCCGCCGACGCCGGCGGCGGGGCGCCGGCGGTGAGCCTTCAGCCCGAAGACATCGTGGTCACCGCGGCGATCGAGGCGCGGTTCAGCGCGCGCTGA